The window CACCAATGCCACTCCAAAAGCGATCCGGCTGTATGAATCACTGGGATTACTGGGCGAGGTCGGCCGCAAGGGAACGTACCGTATTTACTCGGAACAGAATGTGTATCAGGTTCAATTGATCCGCCAGGTGCAGGCGCTGGGATTCCGGCTGGCCGACATGGGGCCGCTGCTGCTGTCCGGCGAGGGCGCACCGGATTGGGGCCGGCTGGTGGCGCTGCTGGAGGCGCGCCGCGTGGCATTGCGCGTCGAGGTGGCGCGCTTGCACCAGCTCGACAGTAAACTTGGCGAGGTGTGTGCCGAGATCCGCGTCTGCCTGGATGGGCCGGTGCCGCCCATGCTGGCCGATTGCATCGACAAGCCGCTTGACTCTGCCCCGAGGGACAAGCTGCATACTTCCTGAAACTTTTTTCAGGAGAATACGATGGGTAATAAAACAGGATCGCGACGCGTGTTGGTCATTGCGGCGCATTCGTCGCAACAGACCTTCGGCAGCGCGCTGGCGGCGGCCTATGCGGCGGCGGCGACGGCTGCGGGTCATGAGGCGCGGCTGCTGGAACTGGACCGGCTGGCATTCGATCCGATCCTGCACCACGGTTACAAGGTGGTCCAGGAACTGGAACCTGACCTGAAAACTGCGCAGGAGCTCATTACGTGGGCCGATCACCTGGTCTTCGCGTATCCCGTCTGGTGGGGCAGCATTCCCGCGCTGCTCAAAGGTTTTCTCGACCGGATCATGTTGCCCGGCTTCGCTTTTAAATACCGCAAGGGCAAGGCCTTTCCGGACAAGCTGCTGGCGGGGCGCAGCGCGCATTTGCTGGTGACGATGGATACGCCGCCGTGGTATTTCCGGCTGGCTTATCGCGCGCCCGCCATTCATCAGATGAAAAAGACCACGCTGGAGTTTTGCGGCGTAACGCCAGTGAAAACGCTGCTGTGCGGGCCGGTGCTCGATTCGACGCCGGAGCAGCGCAGCAAGTGGCTGGCCCAGGTCCACGACATGGCCGGGCGAATTTAAGCGCGCGCCTTGCCCTTCTTGCCTTGTTTTTTCTGTTTTCCCTGTTTTCCGCGCGCGAAATGCAGCGCGAGGCCGGCCAGCGCGGCCGGCAGCCATATCCAGAGCAGTTCGGAGAGCATCACGACCACGCCCCGGGGGCCCAGGAAGGTTTTCAGGGACAGCGGACTGACCCGGATCACGCGAACCGGAAAGAACAGGCGCGCATCGGACACCGGCCAGGCCAGCGCCACGCCCAGCCCGCCGGTGGTGAACATGTCGAGCAAGCCGTGCGATACGGTGCACACCGTAATGAACAGGAAGGCCGCCATGCGCGAGGCGCGCAGGCGGCTCGCGCATGCCGCCGCCAGCAGTCCCAGCACGATGGCGAACGCCAGCGAATGGGACGCGCCCCGGTGGCCCAGTTCGTTCGCATACGGAATTCCCAGACGCAGGCCGATGACATCGAAGTCCGGCAGGATCGACGCCACCACGCCGGCTGCCAGCAAGCGGCGGGGGATGATCCGGGAACCCAACGCCAGACCGATGGCGAGGGGAACGGCGGGGTGGGACAGGATGGTTGGCATGGGAATCGGCGGATTGTGCGGTCGGTATTGACGGGCGATATCATAGCGTTTCGCCGCGGCTTATTGCTATCGCCGCTCATCTATATTTCACACCGGTAGAGGGTAGAACCGGCGCAAGCGAGTATGGATGCCGCGGTGAAGTCCGCTATTCATGTTTCCTTTCTGTGGGGTGTCCACTCTTAAACATCAATGGGATCAGCTAGCAATCAATAAAGTCTGCTGAGCCAGTCAGCATCGCCGCGGTGACATAATGGTTTATCGCACATGGCGGGCGAGCCAGACGAAAATGCTGACCTTGAGTTCGCAGAGTCAGGCTCGACCGCATCTTGCCTAGATGGTACTAAAATAGTCGGCGAGCGTAGTCGAGCCGCGGATCACTTCGCCCAACGCGGGCCATACGCCTTGCGTGGTCGCCCTAGCCATACAGGCGTAGGACTCCGCTGCCGCCTGCGAGAATCCCGCTTTCTGGAACCATCCGTTAAGATCGGGGCCGGCGACAACACGCACCTCTACCGGCCTTCCTAAACGCTGCGCAAACACATCTGCAACGTGTCGGGGCGAGTAGCGTTCAGGCCCTTCCACAAAGGCCAAGCTACTTCCAACGTCGCCGCGCATGAGTTTGGCGCATTCTGCCCCAATATCTTCGGGCGCCGCCATCGGGAAAACCAGGTCAACGGGAAGCACTGATTCTATGAAACCGTGGTCCTTGGCTGTCTCGATTCCAGCGCACCAGTTCGCGTAATGATAGGCTGCTCTGATGATACGACATGGAATTGGCTGGGCAGACAATCCCTGCTCAAGCTCATACAGTACGTTGAGATCCCCGCATGGAGCCCCAGGACGGGCTCCGTAGGTGGACTGTGCCACGATCAGCTCTAGTCCACTGCCTGTGACTGCCGCGAGCAAGTCCGCGACGGACTGGCGCTCAACGGCATCTGTATC of the Massilia violaceinigra genome contains:
- a CDS encoding MerR family transcriptional regulator, with protein sequence MYISELGRRTNATPKAIRLYESLGLLGEVGRKGTYRIYSEQNVYQVQLIRQVQALGFRLADMGPLLLSGEGAPDWGRLVALLEARRVALRVEVARLHQLDSKLGEVCAEIRVCLDGPVPPMLADCIDKPLDSAPRDKLHTS
- a CDS encoding NmrA family NAD(P)-binding protein, whose product is MNIIVGGTGHVGGAVSRALLDAGEKVTIVTRDAATAAGWGDRGALLAEVNVRDIEGLRRVFKSGSRAFLLNPPADPSADTDAVERQSVADLLAAVTGSGLELIVAQSTYGARPGAPCGDLNVLYELEQGLSAQPIPCRIIRAAYHYANWCAGIETAKDHGFIESVLPVDLVFPMAAPEDIGAECAKLMRGDVGSSLAFVEGPERYSPRHVADVFAQRLGRPVEVRVVAGPDLNGWFQKAGFSQAAAESYACMARATTQGVWPALGEVIRGSTTLADYFSTI
- a CDS encoding NAD(P)H-dependent oxidoreductase, with translation MGNKTGSRRVLVIAAHSSQQTFGSALAAAYAAAATAAGHEARLLELDRLAFDPILHHGYKVVQELEPDLKTAQELITWADHLVFAYPVWWGSIPALLKGFLDRIMLPGFAFKYRKGKAFPDKLLAGRSAHLLVTMDTPPWYFRLAYRAPAIHQMKKTTLEFCGVTPVKTLLCGPVLDSTPEQRSKWLAQVHDMAGRI
- a CDS encoding metal-dependent hydrolase, with the protein product MPTILSHPAVPLAIGLALGSRIIPRRLLAAGVVASILPDFDVIGLRLGIPYANELGHRGASHSLAFAIVLGLLAAACASRLRASRMAAFLFITVCTVSHGLLDMFTTGGLGVALAWPVSDARLFFPVRVIRVSPLSLKTFLGPRGVVVMLSELLWIWLPAALAGLALHFARGKQGKQKKQGKKGKARA